The Streptomyces laurentii region TGCCGCCACATCCGGTACCGCCAGGTGAAGTCGCCGGCGCGTCCGATGGTCATGCTGTCGCCGACGAACAGAAAACGCATGGGGCACATCATCACCGACGTCAGGCCTTGGCCGGAGGGCGGGTCGGGCGGCCGCCGCCCATGGCACGCTGGAGGGCATGCGATCTGCCGTGCTGCGCCGCGCCCTCGGGGCCACCGCTCTCGTCGTCCTCGCCTCCCTCGGCCCGGCGGCCCCGGCCTGGGCGGCGGACGACCGCCCCGACCAGGGGTTCACGATCGAGGACCCGCGCGTCACCGAGTCCAGCGGTCTCGCCGCGAGCCGGGCGCACCCCGGCGTGTACTGGACGCACAACGACCAGGACGCGCCCCTGATCTACGGCGTCGACTCCCGTACGGGAAAGACGGTCGCGACCCTGACCATGAAGGGCGTCGGCACCCCGCGCGACATGGAGGCCATCTCCGTCGGCCCGGACGGCGACATCTACGTCGGCGACATCGGCGACAACCTCGACGGGTCCTGGGACCACGTGTGGATCTACCGCTTCCCCGAGCCGAAGCAGCTGCGCGACCAGACCGTCCAGGCCACCCAGTACGACGTGAAGTACGCCGACGGGCCGCGCAACGCGGAGGCCCTGATGGTCCATCCGAAGTCCGGCCGGGTCTACATCGCCAGCAAGAACGAGAACAGCGGCGGCCTGTACGAGGGTCCCGCGCGGCTCTCCACCTCCGGGACGAACGTCTTCCGCCGGGTCGGGGACGTTCCCTGGGTGACCGACGGCGCCTTCTCGCCGGACGGCGGCCGGCTCGTGCTGCGCGGTTACTTCTGGGCGAAGGAGTACGCGTGGCAGGGCGGGTCGGGCGGCGGACGCATCGCCGACGGCGGTACGGCGGTGGGGGCGCCGTTCCAGGGGCAGGCGGAGTCCGTGACGTACACGCCGGACGGTTCGGCCTTCCTGTTCGGCTCGGAGGGGAAGCGAAGTCGGGTGGTACGGGTCGACCGCGCGGACGCCGGCCCGTCGGCCGCGGACCCGAAGAAGCCGGGTTCGGGGTCGGGGTCGGGTTCGGGAGCGGGTGCCGCCGCGCAGGGATCCGGCGGTGAGCAGGGCAGCTTCACCGTCGGCGTGATCGTCCTCGGTCTGGCCGTCGCCGCCTGGATGGGCCTCAGGAAGCTGTTCCGCCGGAGCTGACCCCCGGGCCCCCGGCCCGGCGGGCGACCAGCGCCTCGAACCCCTCCATGAGCCGTTCGAGGCCGAAGGCGAAGTGGTCGCTCTCGACCGCGAAGGTGTCCTCGGCGAGCCCGGCCACGGTCGGGAACTCACCTGATTTCATGGCCCGTTCGAGGAACGGCGCCTGCGTCGCCCAGAACTCCTCGTCGCTGAACCCGGTCTCCTTCGCCGCCTCCGCCGTCTGGATCTCCAGGCGTGCGACGCCGGTCACGAAGCTCTGCACGGTGACGATGACGGAGAGCGTCTCGGGGTCGCTCAGCCCCATCCCGTAGGGGTGGGGGCCGGTCAGTCCGGCCAGGCACAGCTCGAAGCCGCGCAGCGTGTTCGGGCCGAGGAGCGAGCGGGCCTCGTTGACCTTCAGCAGCCAGGGGTGCGCGCGGTAGAGCGCGAGATGGCCGCGGGCGAGCAGTCCGATCGCGGTGCGCCAGCCGCCCGGCTGCCGCGCGGGCGGCTCGGCGGGCTCGTCCGCCAGGGACTCGCCCTGCACCCGGTCGAGCATGAGGTCGAGCAGCTCGGTCTTCCCGGGGACGTACCTGTACAGCGACATCGTCCCGACGCCCAGCTCGGCCGACACCCGCCGCATCGACACGGCGTCCAGCCCCTCCGCGTCCGCGAGCGCGACCGCCGCCCCGACGATCCGGTCCAGCGTGAGGCCCGGCTTGGGGCCGCGGCTGGGGCGTTCGCCCGTACCCCACAGCAGGTCGAGGCTGGTGATCGCCGATTCCCGTGCGCCGCCGGCCGCCCCGTTGCCCGCCCCGCTGCTCGTCTCGCCACTCATGCGCCCACTTTAAAACTGGGTACGGTGTACTCGTATTCGGGTACGGTGTACTCAGTTTCTCTGAGTGGAGGCTCCATGCGCGACAGGTGTGCCCCGACGCACGACGAACACGCTGTTCTCGCCGAGGGTTTGCGGAAGCGGTACGGAAGCGGCGGCAAGAGCAAGGAGAAGGGAAAGACGCAGGGGGAGGGGCCAGGGAAGGCGAAGGCGCGGGGGAAGGCGCGAGGGAATGTGCGGGGGAAGACCGGTGGCGCGTACGCCCTCGACGGCCTCGACCTCGCCGTCCGCCGCGGCACCGTCCACGGCCTGCTCGGCCCGAACGGTGCCGGCAAAACCACCGCCGTCCGCATCCTGGCCACGCTCCTCAAGGCGGACGGCGGGCACGCCCGGGTCGCCGGACTCGACGTGACCCGTGACCCGTGCGCCGTCCGCGCCCGCATCGGCCTCGCCGGCCAGTACGCCGCCGTCGACGAGAACCTGACCGGCCGCCAGAACCTGGAGATGTTCGGCAGGCTCTTCCACCTCGAAGCGCGCCGCGCCCGCGCCCGGGCCGCCGAACTCCTCGACGGCTTCGGTCTCGCCGAGGCCGCCGACCAGGGGGCGGGGGAGTACAGCGGCGGGATGCGCCGCCGGCTCGACCTCGCCGCGTCGATGATCCTGGCTCCCGACCTCCTCTTCCTCGACGAGCCCACCACCGGCCTCGACCCGCGCAGCCGCGGCGAGGTCTGGGACGCCGTCCGCGCGCTCGTCGCGTCGGGGACGACCGTGCTGCTCACGACCCAGTACCTCGACGAGGCCGACCGGCTCGCCTCCCGCATCACCGTCATGGACCAGGGCCGGGCCATCGCGGACGACACCCCGGGCGGGCTCAAGAGCCGGGTCGGCGGCGACCGGATCGAGGTCGTCGTGGCCGACGCCGCCGACCTGCCCGCCGTACGGCGCGTCCTCGCGCGCGTGGCCGCCGCGGAACCGGCCGAGGACCCGGCGGAACGGCGCATCCACGCACCCGTCAGCGACCGGGTCGCCGCGCTGACCGAGACGGCCCGCGCGCTCCAGGACGAGAGGATCGCCGTCGAGGACCTCGGCCTGCGCCGGCCCAGCCTGGACGACGTGTTCCTGAGTCTGACCGGTCGCGACAGCACGGAGGGCGCGGCGGACGGGGGCGGTGCGGCGGACGGGGGCCGCGCGACCGGCAGGGACGGCGCGAACGGCTCGACGGGTGCGGCCGACACAGCCGACGTGGCCGACGCGGACGCGCGTACCCGTACCGGAGCCCGTACCGAGCTCGCGTCCCGCACCGATCCCCGCACCGAAACCGAAGGAGCCGCGGCATGACCACCGCCGGCCTCGCCCCGGGCCCCGCCCGCGGCCGCGTCTACTGGGCGGTGGCCGACTGCGC contains the following coding sequences:
- a CDS encoding integral membrane protein (Integral membrane protein [Streptomyces fulvissimus DSM40593];~UniProt-pubmed:11572948; UniProt-pubmed:20624727; UniProt-pubmed:21463507; UniProt-pubmed:18375553; UniProt-pubmed:20581206; UniProt-pubmed:20064060;~identified by MetaGeneAnnotator; putative) — translated: MRSAVLRRALGATALVVLASLGPAAPAWAADDRPDQGFTIEDPRVTESSGLAASRAHPGVYWTHNDQDAPLIYGVDSRTGKTVATLTMKGVGTPRDMEAISVGPDGDIYVGDIGDNLDGSWDHVWIYRFPEPKQLRDQTVQATQYDVKYADGPRNAEALMVHPKSGRVYIASKNENSGGLYEGPARLSTSGTNVFRRVGDVPWVTDGAFSPDGGRLVLRGYFWAKEYAWQGGSGGGRIADGGTAVGAPFQGQAESVTYTPDGSAFLFGSEGKRSRVVRVDRADAGPSAADPKKPGSGSGSGSGAGAAAQGSGGEQGSFTVGVIVLGLAVAAWMGLRKLFRRS
- a CDS encoding tetR family transcriptional regulatory protein (Helix-turn-helix domains; cl00088;~Tetracyclin repressor, C-terminal all-alpha domain; pfam02909;~identified by MetaGeneAnnotator; putative;~tetR family transcriptional regulatory protein [Streptomyces pristinaespiralis ATCC25486]) → MSGETSSGAGNGAAGGARESAITSLDLLWGTGERPSRGPKPGLTLDRIVGAAVALADAEGLDAVSMRRVSAELGVGTMSLYRYVPGKTELLDLMLDRVQGESLADEPAEPPARQPGGWRTAIGLLARGHLALYRAHPWLLKVNEARSLLGPNTLRGFELCLAGLTGPHPYGMGLSDPETLSVIVTVQSFVTGVARLEIQTAEAAKETGFSDEEFWATQAPFLERAMKSGEFPTVAGLAEDTFAVESDHFAFGLERLMEGFEALVARRAGGPGVSSGGTAS
- a CDS encoding daunorubicin resistance ABC transporter ATPase subunit (ABC transporter signature motif;~ATP binding site [chemical binding];~ATP-binding cassette transporter nucleotide-binding domain; cl17201;~D-loop;~H-loop/switch region;~Q-loop/lid;~TIGRFAM: daunorubicin resistance ABC transporter ATPase subunit; PFAM: ABC transporter related; KEGG: daunorubicin resistance ABC transporter ATPase subunit; SMART: AAA ATPase;~Walker A/P-loop;~Walker B;~daunorubicin resistance ABC transporter ATP-binding subunit; TIGR01188;~daunorubicin resistance ABC transporter ATPase subunit [Micromonospora aurantiaca ATCC27029];~identified by MetaGeneAnnotator; putative), encoding MRDRCAPTHDEHAVLAEGLRKRYGSGGKSKEKGKTQGEGPGKAKARGKARGNVRGKTGGAYALDGLDLAVRRGTVHGLLGPNGAGKTTAVRILATLLKADGGHARVAGLDVTRDPCAVRARIGLAGQYAAVDENLTGRQNLEMFGRLFHLEARRARARAAELLDGFGLAEAADQGAGEYSGGMRRRLDLAASMILAPDLLFLDEPTTGLDPRSRGEVWDAVRALVASGTTVLLTTQYLDEADRLASRITVMDQGRAIADDTPGGLKSRVGGDRIEVVVADAADLPAVRRVLARVAAAEPAEDPAERRIHAPVSDRVAALTETARALQDERIAVEDLGLRRPSLDDVFLSLTGRDSTEGAADGGGAADGGRATGRDGANGSTGAADTADVADADARTRTGARTELASRTDPRTETEGAAA